In the Mycolicibacterium thermoresistibile genome, one interval contains:
- the rplX gene encoding 50S ribosomal protein L24: protein MKVRKGDTVLVISGKDKGAKGKVLQAYPDRQKVLVEGVNRIKKHTAVSRNERGAQSGGIVTQEAPIHVSNVMVVDSDGKPTRIGYRFDEETGKKVRIAKTNGKDI from the coding sequence ATGAAGGTCCGTAAGGGCGACACCGTGCTGGTCATCTCCGGCAAGGACAAGGGCGCCAAGGGCAAGGTGCTGCAGGCCTACCCCGATCGGCAGAAGGTGCTGGTCGAGGGCGTCAACCGGATCAAGAAGCACACCGCGGTGTCGCGCAACGAGCGTGGCGCGCAGTCGGGCGGCATCGTCACCCAGGAGGCGCCGATTCACGTGTCCAACGTGATGGTGGTCGATTCCGACGGCAAGCCGACCCGCATCGGATACCGCTTTGACGAGGAGACCGGCAAGAAGGTCCGAATCGCCAAGACCAACGGCAAGGACATCTGA
- the rplE gene encoding 50S ribosomal protein L5: MTTAEKTLPRLKQRYREEIREALQKEFGYTNVMQIPTVVKVVVNMGVGDAARDAKLINGAVNDLALITGQKPEIRRARKSIAQFKLREGMPIGARATLRGDRMWEFLDRLISIALPRIRDFRGLSPKQFDGTGNYTFGLTEQSVFHEIDVDSIDRPRGMDITVVTSATTDDEGRALLRALGFPFKEN, from the coding sequence ATGACTACTGCTGAAAAGACCCTGCCGCGCCTCAAGCAGCGCTACCGCGAGGAGATTCGCGAAGCCCTGCAGAAGGAGTTCGGCTACACCAACGTCATGCAGATCCCGACCGTGGTCAAGGTCGTGGTGAACATGGGTGTCGGTGACGCCGCCCGGGACGCCAAGCTGATCAACGGCGCCGTCAACGACCTGGCGTTGATCACCGGGCAGAAGCCGGAGATCCGTCGCGCCCGCAAGTCGATCGCCCAGTTCAAGCTCCGCGAGGGCATGCCGATCGGGGCCCGGGCCACACTGCGCGGCGACCGGATGTGGGAGTTCCTGGACCGGTTGATCTCCATCGCGCTGCCGCGTATCCGCGACTTCCGCGGGCTGAGCCCCAAGCAGTTCGACGGCACCGGTAACTACACCTTCGGGCTGACCGAGCAGTCGGTGTTCCACGAGATCGACGTGGACTCCATCGACCGGCCCCGGGGTATGGACATCACCGTCGTCACCTCGGCGACGACCGACGACGAAGGACGAGCGCTCCTGCGGGCGCTGGGCTTCCCGTTCAAGGAGAACTGA
- the rplR gene encoding 50S ribosomal protein L18, with protein MTSTETPRKHKPIGMSVSAARRRDRLRRHARLRKKIFGTPERPRLVVHRSSRHIHVQLVNDLTGTTLAAASSIEPDVRAIEGDKKARSVRVGQLIAERAKAAGIENVVFDRGGYTYGGRIAALADAARENGLNF; from the coding sequence ATGACGTCCACCGAAACTCCCCGGAAGCACAAGCCGATCGGTATGAGCGTCTCGGCCGCCCGGCGTCGGGACCGGCTGCGTCGGCATGCCCGGTTGCGCAAGAAGATCTTCGGCACCCCGGAACGGCCCCGGCTGGTCGTGCACCGGTCGTCTCGGCACATCCACGTCCAGCTGGTCAACGACCTGACCGGCACCACGCTGGCGGCCGCCTCCTCGATCGAGCCGGATGTGCGCGCGATCGAGGGCGACAAGAAGGCCCGCAGCGTGCGGGTCGGCCAGTTGATCGCCGAGCGCGCCAAGGCGGCCGGGATCGAGAACGTGGTGTTCGACCGCGGTGGCTACACCTACGGCGGACGCATCGCGGCGTTGGCCGATGCGGCGCGGGAGAACGGGCTGAACTTCTGA
- the rpsE gene encoding 30S ribosomal protein S5, with amino-acid sequence MSQPGAGGPATSEGRREREGRRRDDRRGRDGGDKSNYLERVVSINRVSKVVKGGRRFSFTALVIVGDGNGMVGVGYGKAKEVPAAIAKGVEEARKNFFRVPLIGGTITHPVQGEKAAGVVMLRPASAGTGVIAGGAVRAVLECAGVRDILAKSLGSDNAINVVHATVAALKMLQRPEEVAARRGLPIEDVAPARMLQARRESEALAASAAREGS; translated from the coding sequence ATGAGCCAGCCTGGTGCCGGGGGTCCGGCCACCTCGGAGGGCCGGCGTGAGCGCGAAGGTCGGCGTCGCGACGATCGCCGGGGCCGCGATGGCGGTGACAAGAGCAACTACCTCGAGCGCGTCGTATCGATCAACCGCGTCTCCAAGGTCGTCAAGGGTGGTCGCCGGTTCAGCTTCACCGCGCTGGTGATCGTCGGTGACGGCAACGGCATGGTCGGTGTCGGCTACGGCAAGGCCAAGGAGGTCCCGGCCGCGATCGCCAAGGGGGTGGAGGAAGCCCGCAAGAACTTCTTCCGGGTCCCGCTGATCGGCGGCACCATCACCCATCCGGTGCAGGGCGAGAAGGCCGCCGGTGTGGTCATGTTGCGTCCGGCCAGCGCCGGTACCGGTGTGATCGCCGGCGGAGCGGTGCGTGCCGTGCTGGAGTGCGCCGGCGTGCGCGACATCCTGGCCAAGTCGCTGGGCAGCGACAACGCGATCAACGTGGTGCACGCCACCGTTGCCGCGCTGAAGATGCTGCAGCGGCCCGAGGAAGTGGCGGCCCGCCGCGGCCTGCCCATCGAGGACGTCGCGCCGGCCCGCATGCTGCAGGCCCGGCGTGAGAGCGAGGCGCTGGCGGCATCCGCGGCGCGTGAGGGGTCGTAA
- a CDS encoding type Z 30S ribosomal protein S14 has product MAKKALIHKAQRKPKFKVRAYTRCNKCGRPRSVYRKFGLCRICLREMAHAGELPGVQKASW; this is encoded by the coding sequence ATGGCAAAGAAGGCACTGATCCACAAGGCCCAGCGCAAGCCGAAGTTCAAGGTGCGCGCCTACACGCGCTGCAACAAGTGCGGCCGTCCCCGGTCGGTGTACCGCAAGTTCGGGCTGTGCCGCATCTGCCTGCGCGAGATGGCGCACGCCGGCGAACTGCCCGGTGTGCAGAAGGCCAGCTGGTAA
- the rpsH gene encoding 30S ribosomal protein S8 — protein MTMTDPIADFLTRLRNANSAYHDEVVLPHSKLKANIAEILKKEGYIADYRTEDARVGKSLIIELKYGPNRERSIAGLRRVSKPGLRVYAKSTNLPRVLGGLGVAIISTSKGLRTDRQAAREGVGGEVLAYVW, from the coding sequence ATGACCATGACGGACCCGATCGCAGACTTCTTGACTCGTCTGCGCAACGCCAACTCGGCGTACCACGACGAAGTGGTGCTGCCGCATTCCAAGCTGAAGGCCAACATCGCCGAGATCCTCAAGAAAGAGGGTTACATCGCCGACTACCGCACCGAGGACGCTCGGGTGGGCAAGTCGCTGATCATCGAGCTGAAGTACGGCCCGAACCGGGAGCGCAGTATCGCCGGCCTGCGCCGGGTGTCCAAGCCCGGGCTGCGGGTGTACGCGAAGTCCACCAACCTGCCCCGGGTGCTGGGCGGCCTGGGCGTGGCGATCATCTCCACGTCGAAGGGTCTGCGCACCGACCGGCAGGCGGCACGAGAAGGCGTGGGCGGGGAAGTCCTCGCCTACGTGTGGTGA
- the rplF gene encoding 50S ribosomal protein L6, with protein MSRIGKQPIPVPAGVDVTIDGQRVSVKGPKGTLSLDVVEPIKVSRNDDGAIVVTRPDDERRNRSLHGLSRSLVANLITGVTEGYTTRMEIHGVGYRVQAKGSDTLEFSLGFSHPVVVKAPEGVTFNVESPTKFSISGIDKQKVGQISANIRRLRRPDPYKGKGVRYEGEQIRRKVGKTGK; from the coding sequence ATGTCACGCATTGGTAAGCAGCCGATCCCGGTCCCCGCGGGTGTCGACGTGACCATTGACGGTCAGCGCGTGTCGGTGAAGGGCCCCAAGGGCACCCTGTCGCTGGACGTGGTGGAGCCGATCAAGGTGTCCCGCAACGACGACGGCGCGATCGTGGTCACCCGTCCGGACGATGAACGTCGCAACCGGTCACTGCACGGTCTGTCGCGGAGCCTGGTGGCCAACCTGATCACCGGCGTCACCGAGGGGTACACCACCCGGATGGAGATCCACGGCGTCGGCTACCGGGTGCAGGCCAAGGGCAGCGACACCCTGGAGTTCTCGCTGGGCTTCAGCCATCCGGTGGTGGTGAAGGCTCCCGAGGGGGTGACCTTCAACGTGGAATCGCCCACCAAGTTCTCCATCTCCGGTATCGACAAGCAGAAGGTCGGCCAGATCTCGGCGAACATCCGTCGCCTGCGCCGCCCCGACCCGTACAAGGGCAAGGGTGTGCGGTACGAGGGTGAGCAGATCCGCCGCAAGGTCGGAAAGACAGGGAAGTAA